TTGAATGTTGAGTAAGTGTGGGTTGTAATTGATTGATTGTATATGTTGGAATCTTAAACTTCAAGCTACCCATGATTAGTTTGAAATGTGAACTAATGTACTACACTGATCTGGTTTTGTAGTTGTAAGTAGGGCCAAAGGACCTACCGAAAACTCCGAGTTTGAGCACTCTTCCATCCCTGCCACCATAAAGAAGATGTTCAACCTTTCATCTAACTTCTTGACTCATAGAGATGCATGGGCTGGGACATTTGAGCATATTGTTGGGGAGTTAAGTTCCCCAAGAACAGATTGCCCAGGTATCATTTCCAAATCTTTTCGTATCGAATTGTCAAGTTCCTTCATGTATGTGGCATCATGTGGTAATTGAATTAAGATTGTGTGGTATGTTTGTTCTAGTGACTCTACCGGATGTAACACCTCTAAGGAAGACCGAAGCGAAAGAAGACGGCAAGCTATCCGAGTTTCAGAGTGAGGTGGTTCAATTGGCAGCTGTTCTCAATGGTGACCACTTCTTGAGCAGTTTCCCGGACGAAATGAGCAAGAAGATGAGTGTGAAGGAAGCTCATGGATATGTAAAAGGAGCTGTTTCAAGGTTCATAAGAGCTAGCAAAGAAGCCATCAAGCTAGGGGCTGATGAATCTGCTATTGTTGATATGAGATCCTCCCTCACTACTAGAACTTCAATTCACAATTGATAGgagtaataaaagaaaaaaaaaagaggacaaGTGTGGTTATCTTTTatctaattattaattattataggtTGTGAGATTGTTCTGGTGTTAAGATACTGTTAGGTTATTGAAACTGAAGTTTCAATAGTAGGGAAGGGTGTGTGCCAATGTGGTCTGGTATCTTGTGTGTGAAGAAAggttcattttgtttttatttcttcaAACATTTACTCGAAGAGTAATGGTTTGGTTAGTGCTTAAAGTTAGCAGTAGAAAAATTTTAGTCTTCTTGTACAAAGTACAAATCATATTATAAATGAAGCACCACGATTTTATTGAGTTCCTTCTGTTTTTCATGCAAATGATTTTCtggcatttattattattattattattattattattattattattattattattattNNNNNNNNNNNNNNNNNNNNNNNNNNNNNNNNNNNNNNNNNNNNNNNNNNNNNNNNNNNNNNNNNNNNNNNNNNNNNNNNNNNNNNAGTTGTCAAAAATTTCATTTGGGTTGAgtgaattttcttttcaaatcaaaCGGCAAACACCCTCCTTTAGGGTATGTTTGGGAagctttaaaataatttttttgagctttttatttatgaaaagtagtagtaataatgtctggtgcaatttttaaaattaaattacggctttctaagaaactatttaggaacttatagagaagttaaaaaaaaaaagacttctctcataatactactttttatcacatttttataaaataagcacttttagaactaaaaatcaaaatacaaaataatttatttataagctatttttaatatagttatttattgtttaagctttttttaaaaaaaaaattaattaagctATTTACCCAAACTGAACTTAGTGCAACTCCAATAAGATATTTTTTGGATATTATTTTTGACATCTACAGTAACTACAGATTAGTATTCCCACAGGACTGAAACCTGTCCCGTGGATAAATTGGGATGGAGGAAGGAATTGATATACCTACCTCACAAGGATccgcgaaaaaaaaaattaattaaatgtcTTTATATATATAAGTTGTGTAAATAACTctagttcatttttattttaatttatatattaaaaattttatatatatcatTATGTTAAACTTATGTTTAAATTGtatttgatttgatatatttaaTTGAATTGTATATGATTTTATTATGGTTGTGTAATTGGGCATTGAAGATGCTTTTATTGGTGTTGTAATTGGGCATTGAAAAGTAGTTGACAACGATAATCTTGCCTGAAAAGGAggcaatttataaaataaaaattcaagggTTATATAGAAGTACTGATCAGAAATTCATAATATTTATTTACAAAACCTATTCTTTAACTCCCAAGTAGAGAAGAAACAGTAAAGAGAGAATGTATTATCTGCAGTATAATAAAAATCATCCCTTTGAGTGTCCTAGAAATGTTAAAGGGTCGCATATTTTTCAAAGCAATCATGCTACTTACACAAAAACAAAGACACTAAATTAACTacaatataaattttataataaaatataaaatacatattgacaataaattaaaaaacaatgtatttatacaaaaatatatGATGACAAATTTAAtggctgatttttttttatgcGCATAGCATTTTTGTTTCTGAGGATAGAGGAAAACAAAGAATTCCGCTAAAGAATGACACCAGATCCGTGAGACCAGAAATCCTGCTACACAACATTGAAAAAAGAAGGTTGTTAGGATCATGTTTAGAAATCACAGGCATgaaagaaataaaagggaaagTAAAGAAGATGGTAGGTATAGATTCTTTCACTTTATAGAGAGTAAGGATCAATGGATACCAATCTCATCttggtttcttttttcttttttttttttttaaatttgaaatcccAACAATTTTCTCTCTCAAAGTAGAGAAAGACCTTTATCCTTTATTTTCTTAACTCACAAGTAAAGAAGAGGGAGATCTTTTCTCATTAAACTTGAAGATTTTTTATCACTAAACTATGTAACCACTTTCCCATCCCCTTTTTTTTGGTTCATACACACCCACTCACACACTAcactagaagctctttttcaaccACTAGGGATCACGCTTGGTGTGTCTCTCTAAGAGGCAAACATATTTGCCACTAGTACACAAGCCTCAGCCACACTTTCCCATCCCTTAATCAAATATttctcaaaatcaaataaatgaaTATGGTAATTTTCAAACTGGACCTGGAAATAAAAGGCACCAATCTTAAacctatataaaaaaaataaggtaACAAATACAATTCTTGTCATAACAATCGGATGACTTAATTCTTTGATAATAGTTAAGTAAAAAAATTCTAATCGTAATCGCACATTAAACAATAATCTCAGGGAAGGAAAAGATCCCTTTTGTGATCAACTATGCAACTTCAAGTGTTAGAATATCAAGAGGCATAATTATCACTTACTGTACTCTGAACTCAGGTTTTCATTTTATGATACTATCCTCAAATTTAAGAGTTCATCCTAATCTTCAGGTTGAATAAGGACTTTGCCACGTTGATATATCAGAGAGAAGATCACGCAGTTGATCAATGAGTATCTTTAGGTGCATGTTCTTGTTGGCAAGCTCCTATATTAACGAACAGATATTCAAATGTTAAACACAATAAATataatttgaaaaacaaaatagctTGTTTCAGCAAGCTAAATTTATTAACCCAATTAAGTTGTTTCAGCAGTATTAACCAGTTAGATTGGCAAGCCCCTAGAAGAATAAAATAGCTTCCAGTAAACTTAGCTGACATAACATGGATCCCCCAATACACAAAATTTGAGCCCAAAGTGACAATTTCAATGTTCAGGAGTTGAAAtatttatcataaaaatatatCAAAGTTTATAGAAACATATAAAAACTTCGCTGCAACTTACCTTTCTTAGAGAAGAGGCTCGCTCCTCCAATTTCTCAATTTCCATATCATCCAATTCCATTGGACTATCAGTTGAACCAGTGTCAAATGATTTTGCCTGTAACACCGACCTATTTAGTTTCGTGGGAAAAGGGAAAAAAGCATCCCTAGACAAAAAGTTGTTAAGTTCACAATAAAGAATATGCAAGTTTGCATGCCAATATCCTTTAAACTTCATTTTACACTGCATGGTTCAAATTCCGGCAGATGACATGATAATACACAAGAAACAAGTTCAGTGAAGGTGATGTATTATAGTTCTACAACTATGGTTCTGTTGTTTTATCCTTTAGTAAGATCACTATCACACCAGTGTTTATCATAGTCATGGAACAAATTATATATAAAACACATGAATGGATAAGTTTGGAACTCTTGTGAGAAAATATTTGAAACCACTCAATAATTAACTAACTTGATATCATATGAATATGTCATACACTTAGAATTAACTAACCACTTTACTTGAGATAATCATTCGTTAATCCTTCAGCCAGATAGATCATTTTCAGTACTCTATGAACAACAATTACCATAGTATTCTGACAGTTCTAAAAACTTAATCCCTATCCAAACCATGCATgtgccaaaaaataaaatatattgaatAAATAAGAGTTTAATTTATATGCAACTGTCACATACATAAAAATGGTTTGTCTTCAAAttctgaaaacaaaaaaaaatgtacCTTTTGAGAATTGGGAATTGCTTCGAGAACGTTTCGAAGAGAAGCAATAGCGTTCTTATAGCGAAACCTTGCCTCTTCGAGTGCGCCACCAGCGCCAGCTCCTCCACCAACGGCACCACTCTCAGCATGGTGGTTGGAGTTATCGGAGGCAGCATCTCCGGCGCCACCGTTGGAAGAGTGAGAAGAAGGACCGTTGTTATGGTGAAGCGGGGAAGCTGAGGAAGCTGCAGACGGAGAAGCAATGGACCACAAAACGGGGTTGCAGAGCTCGTCGTTCATGGAAGATAGGATCTGAAAAGCGTACTCTATGGTTTCTTCGAGGTACTTCTGGCCTTCCATTGCAAGCTCCTGTGTCGTTCTGGAACTGCTTGAACCTGAAACGATGCCGTTTACTACTGATTGCTCTTCCATTTTAGTTACTGCTGAGTTCAATCGAGTGTCTTGGATTGTTGATAGTGGGAAATTGgaaaaaaccctaaccctaatttggAGAAAAGaaagtgaagattgaaaatcagaGACAGAGGGATTCGAATCTGTTCGGGTGAAACCCAGAAAAATCCAAGTTTACCTCCTTTACCACGTTCCCCAAAATATATTGTGTgtgaataattataaaaaaaattgtaatttgctctgtaaaatattttattgtaATTATATCCCTCTCACCGGCACCGCAGCAGTCGTCGCGTCGCGCGCCTGAGAAACCTCAGAGAACGTTGTCGTCGCGCGAGAGGCAGCGCGGTCGCCGTCGCCGTCTTCGTCGCGTGAGAGGCAGAACCGTCGCCGTTTTCGTCGCGTCATCTTCGTCGCCGTTCAGAGGAGAGTCATCTTCGTCGGCGTCCAGAGGAGAGTTCAGCCTGACAATATTACCATTTTGCCCTTCATTCTCAGAGAGATTGCACAGTAGCTGAAAGCCTGAAACAGTGAAAACAACACTCTCCTCAGAAACCAGCAACTCAACTAACTATTCAATACATCACAAAAACAGAACCTTTCATTCTCTTTCGTTTTGTGTTGTATTGTTCATTACTTCACTGCCAATAATTCTTCTCGCAATTTCCTTTTCCcgggaaaaaaaaaagtatcctTTTTCTCAACCAACAACAAGGTTTTGTTTCCAGTGGGTCCTCCTCGATCTTGTGGTAACTCCATCACCTACTACTGTTCCATTTTCCCTTGCCGTAGTTTCGAATCCCTTGAAATTGAGCTCTCAAGCTCTGTGCTTTGCTGGTTCTTCTTCTATTAGGTATCAACGGTGGATGATTTTAAAAATGTGGTTAAAAttattcttttttagtacttagGTGTTAGAACTTAGAACTATGCATGAGTGCGTTTCTTATGGTATTAGTGAATGGTTCTTATAGTACTTTGATTGTTTTTCCTATGTTTATTGTTTTGGTGCTAGTGAATGATGCTTTTGCAAGTGATTTTGGGCACTGTGAGAGAGTTGTTAAGAGTTGGGCATACACTTCACTTGATAATGAAATCAGGGAGGATAAACACACGCTGGGGGATTTGCTGTTCTTCCTCCATGTGCCTAGGACGGGAGGGCGGACATATTTTCACTGGTAAATTTTGTTTTGTATGATGTAGTTATTGAGGCAGCTGAATGACTTTTAGCTGTGTTGTTGACAAGTTTGTCGACCTTTGTGTTTTTGCAGTTTCTTGAAAAAATTGTATCCCAACTCTCTGGAATGCCCTCGCTCTTATGATAAGTTGCGCTTTGATCCAAGGTGCTATCTTGTTCTTACTATCATGCAGATGTAAAGCATAGCAGCTTCTCTAAGTTCACAATATTCTTACTGTTAGTTGTAGTTTGTTCTTGAATAGCCATATTATACATACAAAAGTTTACTGTAAACTGAAAACAGATTACTTATTTAGTGTTTTCTCTGTGTTTGTCAATTTGTAGCAAACCAAACTGTAGGCTGTTAGTTACACATGATGACTATAGCATAA
The DNA window shown above is from Arachis ipaensis cultivar K30076 chromosome B08, Araip1.1, whole genome shotgun sequence and carries:
- the LOC107614243 gene encoding mediator of RNA polymerase II transcription subunit 30; protein product: MEEQSVVNGIVSGSSSSRTTQELAMEGQKYLEETIEYAFQILSSMNDELCNPVLWSIASPSAASSASPLHHNNGPSSHSSNGGAGDAASDNSNHHAESGAVGGGAGAGGALEEARFRYKNAIASLRNVLEAIPNSQKAKSFDTGSTDSPMELDDMEIEKLEERASSLRKELANKNMHLKILIDQLRDLLSDISTWQSPYST